Genomic DNA from Segatella copri:
TTTTTTTAATTGTTTTTGTTACTATCTGATAGGCTATTAGAGTGCCTTATAATTGTATTTTTCTGCAAAGATACTACATTTATTTCTCTTTTTACCATCTACTCTATTAAAAAGTATTAATATCTTTGATAGCTTGATTATTAGAAGGTTATAGACTTAACAAACCTAATATTTATCTACTCATAACCTACACATGATGCCAATGTCTGAAAAATCTCCTTAACTTTGCAACCGCAATCGAATCGCATTCGGTAGCAAGTGAAATCATGTAAAACTAAGAATAAACAACTGTAAGATTATGAACTTAAGAATCCGAACATTTTCTATGGCTTTGGTAGCGATGTCTGCTGCAAGCCAAGTGTATGCACTTCCTTCCGACGAATCTGAAAACAAGGAGAAAAAGGAAGAGCGTAATGTGATGCTCAACGCATCTGATGCCAACAAGCCTCGTGAAATCCAGATAGGATTGCCAAGCGAGGATGTAACCGTATATGAAAACGGTCTTCCTGCCGTTTACTCTTCTTCCGTACACAAACTGTCTGCACATTGGCGTAGCGATGCCTCACTGAAAGGTACCGACTTGATGACTCCATCTGAGTCTGCCATTGCTACAGGTAATATTGCGTATGCAGTTTCTTCTTTCAGCGAGTTGGGACAGAAAGAGTTCAAAGGTAAGCTCAACTATAAGGCAAACCATTTTGGTATGCAGAATGTAGACCTCAACCTGTCTGGTGGAATCGGTGCCAATTGGCTTTATACAGCCAGTATGTATCAGAATTTCGATCCAGGTAGTTTCAAGCTTCGCTTTACTGATTATGCCGACCGTACCCAACTTTATCATTTCGGTATCACTCGCATCTTGAATGATGGAAAGGGACGTGTCTCCTTATTATATAAGTATTCCAACAGCAAGAACCCTGGCAATTTTGCCAATGCAGCCCCATTTATCTATTCAGGCGACGGCAGTATCAAGAAGATTGATGGCTTTGACCCTGGTATGGACTCATACGTGCAGCGTCAAGGTTCTTTCCAATACTTGAATACAAAGTCAGGAAAGATGGAGACATGGAATATGAGCGATGGCAGTGAGAATCATGCCAACGAAATTGCCCTCATCAGCCAGTATCAGTTTGATAATGGATGGTTGTGGAAATTCAACGCCAAGTATATGAATGCTCCACGTGCCAATTATGTGGATTACGGAGGAAGTACCATCTCTCAGGTGAGCGAGGCTGATGGCTATCAGCTTTCTGATGGGTCTGCCTACAGTGGTTACATTGAAGGCCGTCGCACCTGGTTGCATGTTGGTAAGGTGAGCAATGCGCTTTTGACTACCGAAATCTCTAAGCAGTTGAACAACCATAAGTTAATGATAGGATTGAACGAGTGGTATTACCATCTCAATTACTATTCGTCTTCGTTCCAGTGGGCAGGCACCGTAGAAGCTTATCCACGCACATTGAGCCAGATGTATGTCAATCCGCTTGATCCTACACAGACAGCCCGTCGTTCTGAGACTTTCGGTTATAA
This window encodes:
- a CDS encoding TonB-dependent receptor, which encodes MALVAMSAASQVYALPSDESENKEKKEERNVMLNASDANKPREIQIGLPSEDVTVYENGLPAVYSSSVHKLSAHWRSDASLKGTDLMTPSESAIATGNIAYAVSSFSELGQKEFKGKLNYKANHFGMQNVDLNLSGGIGANWLYTASMYQNFDPGSFKLRFTDYADRTQLYHFGITRILNDGKGRVSLLYKYSNSKNPGNFANAAPFIYSGDGSIKKIDGFDPGMDSYVQRQGSFQYLNTKSGKMETWNMSDGSENHANEIALISQYQFDNGWLWKFNAKYMNAPRANYVDYGGSTISQVSEADGYQLSDGSAYSGYIEGRRTWLHVGKVSNALLTTEISKQLNNHKLMIGLNEWYYHLNYYSSSFQWAGTVEAYPRTLSQMYVNPLDPTQTARRSETFGYNELSPEYTKGSENKLALYFTDEWKVSPKFKVFYGGRLEYYRMSAEQISAPRFSGFHMGNYNTYATAADGSVVATEHSIEAKNVTKDKLNYAATLQLTYNLTRQFGLTADATIATRFPRISEYAGTGPTEEQYKRVTIPLIRGGIFYKNDWIDLSSMVTYISKSNNIDQQNLTKPGTTEGKTVLLIYNIQTLGWTTSAEINPFKNFHMHALFTYQKPVYKNYNASVTFSDGQSMGVNANNMIVKEIPQVLIELDPKYDITKNLNAWLSFRYFGKTYANLQEALYFNGHWETFGGINWNVNKKLSLGVSVINIFNEKGAKGTISGSELITKQEAGKYDGKYMSGSYLRPFTVEFSAGIKF